Below is a genomic region from Ancylomarina subtilis.
GACTTGCTTTTGCAAACCAACATCCTATTTAAAAATTCACCAGATGTGTTGGCAAAATATCAGGCAAAATTTAAATACATCTTAGTTGATGAGTATCAGGATACCAACTATTCACAATATCTAATTGTAAAAAGATTGGCTGAACAACATAAAAACGTCAGTGTGGTTGGAGATGATGCCCAAAGTATTTATTCTTTTCGGGGTGCTAAAATCGAGAATATCCTTAATTTCAGAAACGATTATCCCAGTTATCAGCTCTTCAAGCTTGAACAAAACTATCGTTCAACAAAGGTTATTGTAAATGCGGCCAATTCTGTCATCAAAAAAAATAAGGGACAAATCCAGAAAGAATCCTTTTCTGAAAAAGAGGGCGGTGAAAATATAAAAGTTATCAAGGCGATGACTGACCACGAGGAAGGTTATATGATTGCCAATGATATTTTTGAAACAAAGATGCGAAATCGCCTGAAGTTTGAAGATTTTGCCATTCTGTACAGAACCAATGCCCAATCCAGAATTTTTGAGGAGTCGCTGAGAAAGATGAATATGCCTTACAAAATTTATGGTGGCCTGTCTTTTTATCAACGCAAAGAAATTAAAGACTTACTCTCGTATTTCAGGATGGCGGTGAATCCGAATGACGAAGAGGCGATTAAACGTGTGATTAATTATCCTAAAAGAGGTATTGGAGCAACAACCATTGGAAAACTTCAGGAAGCCGCGGCCAGCACTGGACAAAGTATGTGGAATATCATTTGTGGTTTAAATGAACGCCCTTATGGTTTAAATGCCGGAACAATCAGTAAGCTGATGAAATTCGCGAACTTGATTAATGGCTTTGCTATGAAGATTGAACACGAGACAGCTTTTGAATTGGCAAGCCGGGTTTCTTCCGAAACCGGAATTATTAAAGAACTCTATAACGACAGATCACCTGAAGGCGTTTCCCGTCATGAAAATATTCAGGAACTACTCAATGCAATTCAGGATTTCACACAAATTGCTTTGGAAGAAGATCGCGAAAATAAACTGGCTAATTATTTAGAAGATGTAGCCTTACTGACCGATCATGACAATGAAAAAGATGAAGATCGAAATAAAGTAACTATGATGACCATTCACTCATCAAAGGGTCTTGAGTTTCCTTATCTGTACGTGGTAGGAATGGAAGAAGAATTATTCCCTTCAAAATTATCAACAACCTCACCTCATGAATTGGAAGAAGAAAGACGTTTGTTTTATGTGGCTCTAACCCGAGCTCAAGACAGGGTATCTTTGTCTTTTGCCAAAGCTCGCTACAAATGGGGAGATATGAGTTACCCTCGTCCAAGTCGTTTTATAAAAGAGATTGATCCGCAGTATGTCGATTTTGCTTACGAACAAGAACCTGAATTTTCAGGATTCGGTACAAGAATATCCGAAAGCGATAGCAGTCACGAGCGGATGGAGAACAGAACGCGCTTTCAACAAAAGAAAAAGCCCGAAATGCGACCTAAACTATCACAAACGGCACCAAGAATCAGAACAGCCAACCATACTGAATC
It encodes:
- a CDS encoding ATP-dependent helicase is translated as MDYLNDLNPVQREAVEKTEGPSLVIAGAGSGKTRVLTYRIAHLLNKGVRPYTILALTFTNKAAREMKERIGHIVGSEQAQSLWMGTFHSTFAKILRYEAEYLGFDSNFTIYDTQDSKNLLRSIIKEMKLDDKVYKANDVLNRISSAKNNLVTAMAYAQNSAAQEIDAANRRPLTAEIYKRYSHRCRQANAMDFDDLLLQTNILFKNSPDVLAKYQAKFKYILVDEYQDTNYSQYLIVKRLAEQHKNVSVVGDDAQSIYSFRGAKIENILNFRNDYPSYQLFKLEQNYRSTKVIVNAANSVIKKNKGQIQKESFSEKEGGENIKVIKAMTDHEEGYMIANDIFETKMRNRLKFEDFAILYRTNAQSRIFEESLRKMNMPYKIYGGLSFYQRKEIKDLLSYFRMAVNPNDEEAIKRVINYPKRGIGATTIGKLQEAAASTGQSMWNIICGLNERPYGLNAGTISKLMKFANLINGFAMKIEHETAFELASRVSSETGIIKELYNDRSPEGVSRHENIQELLNAIQDFTQIALEEDRENKLANYLEDVALLTDHDNEKDEDRNKVTMMTIHSSKGLEFPYLYVVGMEEELFPSKLSTTSPHELEEERRLFYVALTRAQDRVSLSFAKARYKWGDMSYPRPSRFIKEIDPQYVDFAYEQEPEFSGFGTRISESDSSHERMENRTRFQQKKKPEMRPKLSQTAPRIRTANHTESNGKFEASDASTIQAGMQIEHQRFGKGKVLHLEGESPNIKATVFFQNVGQKQLLLKFAKLKIV